A region from the Chitinophaga sp. Cy-1792 genome encodes:
- a CDS encoding transporter, with protein sequence MKKIIVLLTFIFLTSYKLYACDICGCGVGSYYIGILPDFKQKFVGLRYQYKTLTSHLGPGGTHSYLTTAETYQTAELWGGWNIGKRFRVIGFVPVNFNSRENQGATLRRSGPGDIAAVGYYQLFDQQQTVGNKLLVQSLWVGAGIKLPTGKYEPAEHKENEDTPNNFQLGTASTDFTLNAMYDVRLMDFGINANVSYKVNTGNRYDYRYGNKFTANLLAYYKIRATSKVTVAPNAGMLYETAAQDTEAKKYAVDNSGGYTLMGTTGLEVTMGNISLGANWQPVIAQQLANNTLKAGSRAMVHISYLF encoded by the coding sequence ATGAAAAAAATAATTGTATTACTTACATTTATATTCCTCACCAGCTATAAACTGTATGCCTGCGACATCTGCGGCTGCGGCGTTGGCAGCTATTACATCGGTATTCTGCCAGACTTTAAGCAAAAATTCGTAGGACTCAGGTACCAATATAAAACACTGACATCGCACCTGGGGCCTGGCGGCACGCATTCCTATCTTACCACTGCGGAAACCTATCAGACAGCAGAGCTCTGGGGAGGATGGAATATTGGCAAACGGTTCCGGGTAATAGGCTTTGTACCTGTCAATTTCAACAGCCGCGAAAACCAGGGAGCGACCCTTCGCCGCTCCGGCCCTGGCGACATCGCCGCTGTAGGCTATTATCAGCTGTTTGACCAACAACAGACCGTAGGGAATAAATTACTGGTACAATCACTGTGGGTGGGCGCCGGCATAAAGCTGCCTACCGGTAAATATGAACCCGCGGAGCATAAGGAAAATGAAGACACGCCTAATAATTTTCAGCTGGGCACCGCCAGCACCGACTTCACGCTCAATGCCATGTATGACGTCCGGCTGATGGACTTCGGCATCAATGCCAACGTGAGTTATAAGGTCAATACCGGCAACCGGTACGATTACCGCTACGGCAACAAGTTCACCGCCAACCTGCTGGCCTATTATAAGATCAGGGCAACCAGTAAAGTAACGGTAGCGCCTAATGCCGGTATGTTGTATGAAACCGCTGCACAGGATACAGAAGCAAAAAAATATGCAGTCGATAACTCCGGCGGCTATACGCTGATGGGCACTACCGGCCTGGAAGTGACGATGGGCAATATCTCATTGGGGGCCAACTGGCAGCCTGTTATCGCACAGCAACTGGCCAACAATACGCTGAAAGCCGGCAGCAGGGCCATGGTGCATATCAGTTACCTGTTTTGA
- a CDS encoding cytochrome-c peroxidase, with product MKKSYRYITLLALLIWSCSRDKATTPAFEGFVQPAGFPLPVYHLAGNPVTREGFELGRKLFYEPRLSRNNTISCGSCHLQSSAFTHHGHDISHGIDDRLGSRNAPPIMNLAWNTTFMWDGGIFDLDLQPVAPISNFVEMDEKVSNVLEKLKATPPYPELFRKAFGSKDITTATMMKAMSQFMVMVVSDQAKYDSVRRGQTTFTPDESRGYALFQQHCNSCHREPLFTDHSFRNNGIGPGPNNDSGRFAITLKPGDMYAFRVPSLRNLAYTAPYMHDGRFYTLQGVLTHYTSEITDMPTLDPILKTGDKPGIALSATEQQQLLIFLNTLNDKKFITDKRFSQETP from the coding sequence ATGAAAAAAAGCTATAGGTATATCACGTTACTGGCTTTACTGATTTGGTCCTGTAGCCGGGATAAGGCTACTACACCCGCTTTTGAAGGATTCGTACAACCGGCAGGGTTTCCCCTGCCGGTGTACCATCTCGCCGGCAATCCGGTAACGCGTGAAGGTTTTGAGCTGGGACGCAAGCTATTTTACGAGCCCCGGCTGTCAAGGAACAACACCATTTCCTGTGGCAGCTGTCACCTTCAAAGCTCCGCGTTCACGCATCATGGCCATGATATCAGTCATGGTATCGACGACCGTCTTGGTAGCCGCAATGCGCCGCCCATCATGAACCTGGCATGGAATACTACGTTTATGTGGGATGGTGGCATCTTCGACCTCGACCTTCAGCCGGTGGCGCCTATCAGCAATTTTGTAGAAATGGACGAAAAGGTAAGTAATGTGCTGGAAAAGCTGAAAGCCACGCCACCCTATCCTGAACTATTCAGGAAAGCCTTTGGCAGCAAGGATATTACCACTGCCACTATGATGAAAGCCATGTCGCAGTTTATGGTGATGGTAGTGAGTGATCAGGCTAAATACGATAGTGTGCGCCGAGGGCAAACCACTTTTACACCTGATGAAAGCCGCGGCTATGCCCTATTTCAGCAACATTGCAACAGCTGCCACCGCGAGCCTTTGTTTACAGATCATTCGTTCCGGAATAATGGTATCGGCCCCGGCCCTAACAACGATTCCGGCCGTTTCGCCATTACGCTGAAACCGGGAGACATGTACGCCTTCAGGGTACCGAGTCTGCGCAACCTGGCCTATACCGCGCCCTATATGCACGATGGCAGGTTCTATACCTTGCAAGGTGTGCTTACGCACTATACGTCGGAGATAACGGACATGCCTACACTGGACCCGATCCTGAAAACCGGCGACAAGCCAGGCATCGCGCTGTCAGCAACAGAACAACAGCAATTGCTGATCTTCCTGAATACACTTAATGATAAAAAATTCATCACAGACAAACGGTTTTCCCAGGAAACACCCTGA
- a CDS encoding MbnP family protein: MKHINILLTTALIAITTFSACKKEDTTAPSGSSAKATLSIQFDNIVGDKNLQLGTGTYTNASGEQFKIDFLKYYITNIKATNNKGIEYTVPKDSSYFLVSEADGASQFVKVRVPEGEYTAISFVLGVDSLSSVMDVAKRTGVLDPSGGMDQGMYWEWNMGYIFFKMEGSSPAAPADPSGNCKFRYHIGGFGGYSAPTINNIKTIKVDLTKAGVAKVRAGREANVHLMVDILKVFNGATNVSIASNPTVMFSNFSTIVAGNYANMFTHDHTEN, encoded by the coding sequence ATGAAACACATCAACATATTACTGACTACCGCTCTTATTGCAATCACGACTTTCAGCGCCTGTAAAAAAGAGGATACCACTGCCCCATCCGGCAGTAGCGCCAAAGCGACCTTGTCTATTCAGTTTGACAATATTGTGGGAGATAAAAATCTGCAATTGGGTACCGGCACCTATACCAATGCTTCGGGAGAACAATTCAAAATCGATTTTTTAAAATATTATATCACCAATATCAAAGCCACCAACAATAAGGGTATTGAATACACAGTTCCGAAAGACAGCAGCTACTTCCTCGTATCAGAGGCAGATGGCGCTTCACAGTTCGTGAAAGTACGCGTACCTGAAGGAGAATATACTGCTATCAGTTTTGTATTGGGAGTAGATAGCCTGAGCAGCGTAATGGACGTTGCCAAAAGAACCGGCGTACTGGACCCTTCCGGCGGCATGGACCAGGGCATGTACTGGGAATGGAATATGGGTTATATCTTCTTTAAGATGGAAGGCTCTTCTCCTGCTGCCCCGGCGGATCCCAGCGGCAACTGTAAGTTTCGTTACCATATAGGTGGCTTCGGTGGCTATAGCGCACCGACTATCAATAACATCAAGACCATCAAGGTGGACCTCACCAAAGCCGGCGTAGCAAAAGTCCGCGCCGGACGTGAAGCGAACGTTCACCTGATGGTCGATATACTGAAAGTATTCAACGGCGCCACCAATGTGAGCATTGCCAGCAATCCCACGGTGATGTTCTCCAATTTCAGCACCATCGTAGCCGGCAACTATGCCAATATGTTTACGCATGACCATACCGAAAACTAA
- a CDS encoding NADP-dependent glyceraldehyde-3-phosphate dehydrogenase, producing MSFQEDLKQLFVEEREIPEEFRISEIHQREYLVNGEMRQWDGPVSEVYSPINIPGAEGLKRKLIGTYPLGTEKEAFEALDAALAAYDNGRGEWPTMRLDDRIDCLSVFARKMNEQRTLIVKLIMWEIGKSYADSIKEFDRTIEYINATIDALKEIDRSSSRFEIREGTIAQIRRSPLGVVLCMGPFNYPLNETFTTLIPALLMGNTILFKPPKHGTLLHYPLLRAFMESFPKGVVNTIYGRGAAVIPGIMSTGKINVLAFIGSSKVANDLRKHHPKLNRLRAVLSLDAKNAAIITEHADIQVAVNECILGALSYNGQRCTAIKILFVHRSVADEFNARLSEAIGKMKFGMPWVKGVQLTPVAEPGKPAYIREVLDDAIKHGAAIVNENGGATAESFVFPAVVYPVNDKMKLYREEQFGPVIPVVPYDEIEETIEYLIESPHGQQVSIFSNNPEEVATLIDPLVNQVSRVNINCQCQRGPDVFPFTGRKDSAEGTLSVHDALRSFSIRSLVATKMNDTNKQLLEDILKEHSSDFLSTNYIF from the coding sequence ATGAGTTTTCAAGAAGACCTAAAGCAACTTTTTGTTGAGGAGCGGGAGATACCGGAAGAATTCCGTATTTCAGAGATCCATCAGCGCGAGTACTTAGTAAATGGCGAAATGAGGCAGTGGGATGGGCCGGTGAGTGAAGTATATTCTCCGATCAATATTCCTGGTGCCGAAGGGCTGAAGCGCAAGCTGATAGGCACTTATCCGCTTGGTACCGAAAAGGAAGCCTTTGAAGCGCTGGATGCGGCCCTGGCTGCATATGACAATGGCCGTGGCGAATGGCCTACCATGCGCCTGGACGATCGTATCGACTGTCTTTCCGTATTTGCCCGAAAGATGAACGAGCAACGTACACTTATCGTCAAGCTCATTATGTGGGAGATAGGGAAATCCTATGCAGATTCCATCAAGGAATTTGACCGCACCATTGAATATATAAATGCCACCATAGATGCGCTGAAAGAGATTGACCGCAGTTCTTCCCGTTTTGAGATCAGGGAAGGCACGATTGCCCAGATCCGCCGTTCCCCGCTGGGAGTGGTGCTGTGCATGGGTCCATTCAACTATCCGCTGAATGAAACCTTTACCACGCTGATCCCGGCTTTACTGATGGGGAATACCATCCTGTTCAAACCGCCGAAACATGGTACATTATTACATTACCCGCTGTTGCGTGCTTTTATGGAGTCGTTCCCTAAAGGGGTGGTAAATACGATTTACGGCCGCGGTGCCGCGGTGATCCCGGGTATTATGTCTACCGGCAAAATCAATGTGCTGGCCTTTATCGGCAGCAGCAAAGTAGCCAACGACCTGCGCAAGCACCATCCCAAACTGAACCGCCTGCGTGCAGTATTGAGTCTGGATGCTAAAAATGCCGCTATTATCACCGAGCATGCAGACATCCAGGTGGCCGTAAACGAGTGTATCCTCGGTGCATTATCGTATAATGGTCAACGTTGTACCGCCATCAAGATCCTCTTTGTTCACCGTTCTGTTGCGGATGAGTTCAACGCCAGGCTGAGTGAGGCCATTGGCAAAATGAAATTCGGTATGCCTTGGGTGAAAGGAGTACAACTCACGCCAGTGGCTGAACCAGGAAAGCCTGCGTATATCCGTGAAGTACTGGACGACGCCATTAAGCACGGTGCTGCGATCGTCAATGAAAATGGTGGCGCTACGGCGGAATCATTTGTATTCCCGGCGGTGGTATACCCTGTCAACGATAAGATGAAACTCTACAGGGAAGAACAGTTTGGCCCGGTAATACCTGTGGTGCCTTACGATGAGATCGAAGAAACGATCGAATACCTGATAGAATCCCCGCACGGACAACAGGTGAGCATCTTCAGTAATAATCCTGAAGAAGTAGCAACGCTGATAGATCCGCTGGTAAACCAGGTGAGCAGGGTAAATATCAACTGCCAGTGTCAGCGCGGCCCGGATGTGTTTCCGTTTACCGGCCGTAAAGACAGTGCAGAAGGGACTTTATCGGTACATGATGCGCTGCGTTCCTTCTCTATCCGCTCGCTGGTTGCCACTAAAATGAATGATACCAATAAACAGTTACTGGAAGATATCCTGAAAGAACATAGTTCGGATTTCTTAAGTACGAATTATATTTTCTAA
- a CDS encoding DUF2306 domain-containing protein, translated as MQKSTTIRKPFPFSLTDIIPLLIWISIFFMAWLFMHPADPYLAMTREALGRYFPVRWFLIAHITSGGGSLLSGAIQFWPKLRNYSPLLHRAVGYIYLLAVLVSSICALVLASTAAYALSWAYAFTLQVWASVWISATFIAFWMAVRKQFKLHKEWMIRSYIITVAFLVSGFASRLPVMQQLGSFAEVSVPLFWMGWAVPLYVYEIIRSSSFGKKKPGR; from the coding sequence ATGCAAAAATCAACGACGATCAGAAAACCTTTTCCTTTCAGCCTCACAGACATCATTCCTTTGCTGATATGGATCAGCATATTTTTTATGGCCTGGCTGTTCATGCATCCGGCAGATCCATACCTGGCCATGACGCGGGAAGCACTGGGCCGCTACTTTCCGGTGCGGTGGTTTCTCATCGCACATATTACTTCCGGTGGCGGATCTTTGCTTAGCGGAGCCATACAGTTCTGGCCCAAACTGCGAAACTACAGCCCCCTCCTGCACCGGGCCGTTGGCTATATTTACCTGCTGGCAGTTCTGGTAAGCAGCATTTGTGCGCTGGTACTGGCTTCCACTGCGGCCTATGCATTGAGCTGGGCCTATGCATTCACCTTACAGGTATGGGCGTCTGTATGGATCAGCGCTACCTTTATCGCCTTCTGGATGGCAGTCAGGAAACAATTTAAGCTACATAAAGAATGGATGATCAGGAGTTACATCATCACGGTGGCTTTCCTGGTTTCAGGCTTTGCCAGCAGGCTGCCTGTCATGCAGCAGCTGGGCAGCTTTGCAGAAGTAAGCGTGCCGCTTTTCTGGATGGGATGGGCTGTACCGCTTTATGTGTATGAAATAATCAGGAGTAGCAGTTTCGGTAAGAAGAAACCGGGGAGATAA
- a CDS encoding helix-turn-helix domain-containing protein, translated as MYTRKIELDPDCGIFLAMQVLGGKWKCCILDAVGKGISRPSDIARYMPDAAARVIEMQLAELLAFGMVERFTEDVYPKRSTYKLTALGETMLPILASIDKWGIDHADLIKERMGMQAAKAV; from the coding sequence ATGTATACACGAAAAATAGAACTGGACCCTGACTGTGGTATCTTCCTGGCGATGCAGGTATTGGGTGGTAAATGGAAGTGCTGTATCCTGGATGCGGTGGGCAAGGGAATTTCCCGCCCCAGTGATATTGCCAGGTATATGCCGGATGCTGCTGCACGGGTGATAGAAATGCAGCTGGCAGAGTTGCTGGCTTTTGGTATGGTAGAGCGGTTTACGGAAGATGTTTATCCTAAACGAAGTACTTACAAACTCACCGCCCTTGGCGAAACGATGTTACCCATCCTGGCAAGTATAGACAAATGGGGCATCGACCACGCGGACCTGATAAAGGAACGTATGGGTATGCAGGCAGCAAAAGCTGTATAG
- a CDS encoding AraC family transcriptional regulator produces the protein MNNKNMTDHNNYINYSCHFTAFREGEQFVRHQTLSMIVSGEMELNDGTVRKVLRKGDVYLARKNQLLKFAKNPTEKEEFKSLSIWFNEELLQEVRDQEDYQLEEKLITPAFIDLSDAQHVKYFMESLLQYKDLLENKSPELLHIKQKEALMLLFAYDKNLKRVLFDFTEPYKINLEEFMQQNYHFNVKLERFAYLTGRSLATFKRDFQKIFNTSPRSWLQQRRLQEAYFLITNKRQRPNDFYLDLGFEDLSHFSYAFKKQYGHAPTELLNG, from the coding sequence ATGAATAATAAAAATATGACTGATCATAATAACTATATCAACTACTCCTGTCACTTCACCGCTTTCCGCGAGGGCGAGCAGTTTGTGCGGCATCAGACACTTTCCATGATAGTATCAGGGGAAATGGAACTGAACGATGGCACCGTCCGTAAGGTATTGCGTAAGGGAGATGTTTACCTGGCCAGGAAAAACCAGCTGTTGAAGTTTGCTAAAAACCCGACCGAGAAAGAGGAATTTAAATCATTGTCTATCTGGTTCAATGAGGAACTACTGCAGGAAGTCCGCGACCAGGAAGATTATCAGCTGGAAGAAAAGCTGATCACACCTGCCTTTATTGATCTATCCGACGCACAGCATGTAAAGTATTTCATGGAGTCGTTGCTGCAATACAAAGACCTCCTGGAGAATAAATCGCCTGAATTATTGCATATCAAACAGAAAGAAGCATTGATGCTGTTGTTTGCGTATGATAAAAACCTGAAGCGTGTATTGTTTGATTTTACGGAACCTTATAAAATCAACCTGGAAGAATTCATGCAGCAGAACTATCATTTCAATGTGAAGCTGGAACGCTTTGCCTACCTTACCGGGCGTAGCCTGGCAACCTTCAAGCGTGATTTCCAGAAAATCTTTAATACTTCGCCGCGTAGCTGGCTGCAGCAGCGCCGATTACAGGAGGCATATTTCCTGATCACCAACAAACGGCAACGCCCCAACGATTTTTACCTGGACCTGGGCTTTGAAGACCTCTCGCACTTCTCCTATGCCTTTAAGAAACAGTACGGCCATGCACCTACGGAGTTACTGAATGGCTAA
- a CDS encoding aldehyde dehydrogenase family protein — MKSIDKGYINGAFVTLHGTQVFDLVSPTDHQLLGQVTLGDETDVERAVAAAKEAFKTFRHSSVAERIQLLHNLREAVSKRLPELTEVMIQEYGGTRQFCTMSTQYSLSYFDSLIETLQNFEFERKAGHTMVQLTAVGVVGIITPWNASNGFICSKLATAIAAGCTVVAKPSEMSALQTQLLTEIFHEAGLPKGLFNVVNGLGNVVGNAITTHPDIAKISFTGSTVTGKHIARTAVDTIKRVTLELGGKSPNIILDDADFEKAIPQAVFGAYMNNGQACIAPTRLLVPASRLEEVNQLAKAAAAQVVVGNPSDENTNVGPMVSEKQYERVQSYINIGIHEGATLLAGGTGKPAGLENGNFVKATIFTNVRNDMRIAQEEIFGPVLSIIPYENEADAIAIANDTTYGLAAYVTSADEQRAIRVAAQIDAGRVCVNGFKHDPLAPFGGFKQSGIGREFGTFGLEEYLEPKSILI, encoded by the coding sequence ATGAAAAGTATAGATAAAGGTTACATCAACGGAGCGTTCGTAACATTACACGGCACACAGGTTTTTGATCTTGTTAGTCCAACCGACCACCAGCTGCTCGGGCAGGTAACACTCGGCGACGAAACGGATGTTGAGCGGGCAGTTGCTGCCGCTAAGGAAGCATTTAAGACTTTTCGCCACTCTTCAGTTGCGGAACGCATCCAGCTACTTCATAACCTCCGTGAAGCTGTCAGCAAAAGATTGCCGGAGCTCACAGAAGTGATGATACAGGAATATGGCGGCACCCGCCAGTTCTGTACCATGAGTACGCAATATTCGCTCTCCTATTTCGATAGCCTGATTGAAACACTGCAAAACTTCGAATTTGAGCGCAAAGCGGGCCATACAATGGTACAACTGACCGCAGTTGGTGTTGTAGGTATCATCACGCCATGGAACGCCAGCAACGGCTTTATTTGCAGCAAACTGGCCACTGCCATCGCAGCAGGTTGTACCGTAGTGGCAAAACCCAGCGAAATGAGCGCCCTGCAAACGCAGCTGCTCACAGAAATATTCCATGAAGCCGGACTTCCCAAAGGCCTTTTCAACGTAGTAAACGGGCTGGGAAATGTAGTTGGTAATGCCATCACCACCCACCCCGACATCGCCAAAATATCCTTCACCGGCTCCACTGTAACGGGTAAGCATATTGCCAGAACAGCAGTTGACACCATCAAACGAGTAACCCTGGAACTGGGTGGTAAGTCGCCCAACATCATCCTTGACGATGCCGACTTCGAAAAAGCCATTCCACAGGCAGTATTTGGCGCCTATATGAACAACGGCCAGGCTTGTATTGCCCCTACCCGCCTGCTGGTACCGGCATCCAGACTCGAAGAAGTCAACCAGCTGGCCAAAGCAGCAGCCGCACAAGTGGTGGTAGGCAACCCTTCCGATGAGAATACCAACGTAGGCCCGATGGTATCAGAGAAACAGTACGAACGCGTACAGTCCTATATCAACATCGGCATCCATGAAGGCGCCACACTCCTCGCCGGCGGCACCGGCAAGCCCGCCGGACTCGAAAACGGCAACTTCGTCAAAGCCACTATCTTCACCAACGTACGCAACGACATGCGCATCGCACAGGAAGAAATCTTCGGCCCGGTGCTGTCCATCATTCCTTACGAAAATGAAGCTGATGCCATCGCCATCGCCAACGATACCACCTACGGACTGGCAGCGTACGTTACCTCCGCGGATGAACAGCGCGCCATACGTGTGGCAGCACAAATAGACGCAGGAAGAGTGTGCGTAAACGGGTTTAAACATGATCCCCTGGCGCCTTTCGGCGGGTTCAAACAATCTGGTATCGGCAGGGAGTTTGGTACCTTCGGACTCGAAGAATACCTGGAACCTAAATCCATCCTGATATAA
- a CDS encoding serine O-acetyltransferase → MNRKIKADLYRYGGLSGTKGFIKGLRIPGFRYMYLMRKSSEGSKFSLKRLFYSMLRRKYSFRYGIQIPSATQIGEGFYIGHFGTIVINEKAIIGKNCNIAHNVTIGQANRGKLKGFPTIGDNVWIGTGAVIVGNVNIGSNVLIAPNSYVNVDVPEYSLVMGNPCKVVPKENPCEGYINNILN, encoded by the coding sequence ATGAACAGAAAAATCAAAGCTGATCTCTACCGCTATGGCGGATTATCAGGTACAAAAGGATTCATCAAAGGCTTGCGCATACCGGGTTTCAGGTATATGTACCTGATGCGTAAATCTTCGGAAGGCAGTAAATTTTCCCTTAAACGTTTGTTTTATAGTATGCTGAGAAGGAAGTATTCTTTCAGATATGGCATCCAGATCCCGTCTGCCACACAGATAGGAGAAGGCTTCTATATCGGGCATTTCGGAACTATTGTTATCAATGAAAAAGCCATTATCGGTAAAAACTGCAATATTGCCCATAACGTGACCATTGGCCAGGCCAACAGGGGTAAGCTCAAAGGCTTTCCTACCATCGGCGACAATGTATGGATCGGCACCGGCGCCGTGATCGTTGGCAATGTCAATATCGGCTCCAATGTGCTGATAGCGCCTAACTCCTACGTCAACGTAGATGTACCGGAATACTCACTCGTCATGGGTAACCCCTGTAAGGTAGTACCAAAGGAAAATCCCTGCGAAGGCTATATCAATAACATTTTAAACTAA
- a CDS encoding outer membrane beta-barrel family protein has translation MKQMILILLANLSCSYVYAQQPAAATDSIPAAKITELKGITISTRKKMIEQKVDRTIFHVENAIMPAGGTAVDALKATPGVRVQQDNISIIGKGAVLVMIDDRLQRMTPEDLAIFLKSIPAENIKSIEVITTPPSKYEAEGNNGLLNIRLKKARANSWNASIGAAYIQKTYSGSDVQGVFNYNHNHLALQASFNKGQQQLLTNSTSQVFYPKELWEQVVKNKSTDNTSSASFGLDYQLTPTWATGIRYLGSFTDRNSTNQPLTTRYGSSNVNGYINSDVAAGNKPVMHAINWHQVFTQDSGKKTFSTDLDFFSYDKRDNRSYSGNELDPYKGIIPGSFFAANNNNINKMHNIAFKADADIPYKWANISFGGRFSLTNTNNDLTVFDLHSGSPVLNSEQSNMFNYKEYNEALYFSASKKISSKWETQAGWRIEATQTSGYSQNLNQTNTNRYLQFFPTAYITYTPNTENTFSLNYSRRIRRPDFDYLNPFIVRSSPYFYAAGNPFLQPSYINNLEFSYMLHQHWTVNVYHSAVSNFSQDLSITDSSTNITRQTPLNYANTSQTGISSYYNFSQWSWWTSYTGFNVNYQRVRSRVSNVSSIDGYNGYIYTNNDFTLNKSKSCFLSLNYALQLPGRYQIFQISTLNILDVSVKFLLAKKKLAITLTGEDLLNAQKPLIAYYSNGIKNTVQSYGDTRGFRIGLTYKLGNKLINVKQRNFGNEEERNRAN, from the coding sequence ATGAAACAAATGATCCTGATACTGCTGGCAAATCTTTCCTGTTCCTATGTGTACGCACAGCAACCCGCTGCTGCCACTGATTCCATTCCTGCTGCCAAAATCACTGAACTAAAAGGTATTACTATCTCCACCAGAAAAAAAATGATAGAACAAAAAGTGGACAGAACGATCTTCCACGTAGAAAATGCGATCATGCCTGCCGGCGGCACCGCTGTGGATGCCCTGAAGGCCACGCCTGGCGTGAGAGTACAACAGGACAATATCTCCATTATTGGCAAAGGAGCGGTATTGGTGATGATAGATGACCGCCTGCAACGTATGACGCCAGAAGATCTCGCCATCTTCCTGAAGTCCATTCCGGCAGAAAATATCAAAAGCATTGAAGTTATTACCACTCCCCCATCCAAATACGAAGCAGAAGGCAATAATGGCCTTCTCAACATCAGACTGAAAAAGGCCAGGGCCAATTCCTGGAATGCCAGCATAGGCGCCGCCTACATACAGAAAACCTATAGTGGCAGCGATGTACAGGGAGTATTCAACTACAACCATAACCACCTGGCCTTGCAGGCATCATTCAATAAAGGACAACAGCAACTGCTTACCAATAGTACGTCACAGGTTTTCTATCCTAAAGAACTATGGGAACAGGTGGTAAAGAATAAATCCACCGACAACACCAGCAGCGCCAGTTTCGGCCTGGATTACCAGCTGACACCGACATGGGCCACAGGCATCAGGTACCTGGGTAGCTTTACCGACCGTAACTCCACCAATCAGCCGCTTACTACCCGATACGGCAGCAGTAACGTCAATGGCTATATTAATTCAGACGTGGCGGCCGGCAATAAACCTGTTATGCATGCCATCAACTGGCATCAGGTGTTCACACAGGATTCCGGCAAAAAAACCTTCAGCACGGATCTGGATTTCTTCAGCTACGACAAGCGTGATAACCGCAGCTATAGCGGCAATGAGCTAGATCCCTACAAAGGGATAATTCCGGGTAGTTTCTTCGCTGCCAATAATAACAACATTAATAAAATGCACAACATTGCTTTTAAAGCAGATGCCGACATTCCTTACAAATGGGCTAACATCAGCTTCGGCGGCAGGTTCTCCCTTACCAATACCAATAATGACCTTACCGTATTTGACCTTCATAGCGGCAGCCCGGTGCTGAATAGCGAACAGTCAAATATGTTTAATTACAAAGAATACAATGAAGCCCTTTATTTTTCTGCCAGTAAAAAGATCAGCAGCAAATGGGAAACCCAGGCCGGATGGAGGATTGAAGCTACACAAACCAGCGGCTACTCCCAAAATCTTAACCAGACAAACACCAATCGCTATCTGCAATTCTTCCCTACCGCCTATATAACCTATACGCCCAACACGGAAAATACCTTTTCACTGAATTACAGCCGCCGCATACGCCGGCCGGACTTCGACTACCTGAACCCTTTTATTGTTCGCAGCAGCCCGTATTTCTATGCAGCGGGGAACCCATTCCTGCAACCATCCTATATTAACAACCTTGAATTTTCGTATATGCTGCATCAGCACTGGACCGTAAACGTATACCATTCTGCCGTGAGCAATTTCAGCCAGGATTTATCCATTACCGACAGCAGTACCAATATTACCAGGCAAACCCCGCTGAATTACGCCAACACCAGCCAGACAGGCATTTCCAGCTATTATAATTTCAGCCAGTGGAGCTGGTGGACCAGCTACACCGGTTTCAATGTGAACTATCAGCGTGTACGCTCCAGGGTGAGTAATGTAAGTTCTATAGATGGCTATAACGGGTATATCTATACGAATAATGATTTTACACTCAACAAATCAAAATCATGCTTCCTCAGTCTGAATTATGCCCTACAGCTGCCTGGCCGCTACCAGATCTTTCAGATTTCCACCCTCAACATCCTCGACGTATCGGTAAAGTTCCTGCTGGCAAAGAAAAAACTGGCGATAACCTTAACCGGGGAAGACCTGCTCAACGCTCAAAAACCACTCATCGCCTATTATTCCAATGGCATTAAAAATACCGTCCAAAGCTATGGCGACACGAGGGGATTCCGTATAGGGCTAACGTATAAACTGGGTAATAAATTAATCAACGTGAAGCAACGTAATTTCGGCAACGAAGAAGAAAGAAACAGGGCCAATTAA